A section of the Paracoccaceae bacterium genome encodes:
- a CDS encoding Asp/Glu racemase, with product MRGENEMDGARIERLTFSVDDGAGARAKIGLLVLESDHTMEWEFRALTDLPGVAVYHARLANDVTVTPDTLARMADEIPIAAGLLPDYLGLNAIGYGCTSASTIIGENRVAEIIAGVHPGIPSTNPLTAAKAALAALGVKRLGLLTPYTPEVTTAMQAKFIAAGFPVTLVGSFYENSDAVVGRIDQASILEATKAVGRSDDVDGVFVSCTSLRASGIIAEAEQALGKPVTASNHALAWHLLRLAGIEDEIASAGRLFQKKLAPGAA from the coding sequence ATGCGGGGAGAGAACGAAATGGACGGTGCCCGGATCGAGCGATTGACGTTTTCGGTTGATGATGGCGCCGGCGCGCGGGCCAAGATCGGGCTTCTGGTGCTGGAATCCGATCACACGATGGAATGGGAATTCCGCGCGTTGACCGATCTGCCGGGCGTCGCAGTCTATCACGCGCGACTGGCCAATGATGTGACCGTCACGCCCGACACTCTGGCCAGGATGGCTGATGAGATTCCCATCGCCGCCGGCCTGTTGCCCGACTATCTGGGACTGAATGCCATCGGTTACGGGTGCACCTCGGCCTCGACGATCATTGGCGAAAACCGCGTCGCCGAGATCATAGCCGGTGTGCATCCTGGCATCCCCTCGACTAACCCGCTGACCGCGGCCAAGGCCGCACTGGCCGCGCTGGGCGTGAAACGATTGGGGCTTCTCACGCCCTACACGCCCGAGGTGACGACCGCGATGCAGGCGAAATTCATTGCGGCGGGGTTTCCGGTCACGCTGGTTGGCTCGTTCTATGAAAACAGCGACGCGGTCGTCGGGCGGATCGATCAGGCGTCGATTCTTGAGGCAACAAAGGCGGTTGGCCGTTCCGATGATGTGGACGGTGTCTTCGTTTCCTGCACCAGCCTGCGCGCATCGGGCATCATTGCCGAGGCCGAACAGGCCCTTGGCAAACCGGTAACGGCCAGCAACCACGCGCTGGCCTGGCATCTGTTGCGCCTTGCGGGGATCGAGGATGAGATCGCCAGCGCAGGACGGCTGTTTCAGAAAAAACTGGCGCCCGGCGCTGCCTGA
- a CDS encoding GAF domain-containing protein yields the protein MIAMALERLVNDTVGVTLFTLMEIDHDKGVARRNFTNMPEAYPVSGEKPMQHDRWTDHVQGAHQTIVANSIEEIAEVFPDYPLIQSLGCESCMNVPIVVAGKVMGTLNCLNVAGHFTPERVAAAETLKQAGAIAFLLNENLKRRG from the coding sequence ATGATCGCGATGGCGCTGGAGCGGTTGGTGAATGACACTGTGGGCGTGACCCTGTTCACGCTGATGGAGATTGATCACGACAAGGGCGTGGCGCGGCGCAATTTCACGAATATGCCTGAGGCCTACCCTGTAAGCGGCGAAAAACCGATGCAGCATGACCGTTGGACCGATCACGTTCAGGGCGCGCATCAGACCATTGTGGCAAATTCCATCGAAGAGATTGCGGAAGTGTTTCCCGACTATCCGCTGATCCAGTCGCTGGGGTGCGAAAGCTGCATGAATGTGCCGATTGTCGTGGCGGGGAAGGTGATGGGCACGCTCAACTGCCTCAACGTGGCGGGGCATTTCACGCCGGAGCGGGTCGCGGCAGCCGAAACTCTGAAACAGGCGGGCGCGATCGCGTTCCTGCTGAATGAAAATCTCAAAAGGAGAGGCTGA
- the ehuA gene encoding ectoine/hydroxyectoine ABC transporter ATP-binding protein EhuA gives MEDMSAYPQELTGTDVPMVSFRKVKKAYGDLVVLDNLDLDVAAGEMVTVIGPSGSGKTTVLRMLMTLEQINGGVIYVDGNPLTHMPKGSTLVEANQRHLRKRRVDIGMCFQHFNLFPHMTALQNCMEGPVQVLGLSKAEARDRSEELLELVGMIDKKDQHPSRLSGGQQQRVAIARALAMRPKVMLFDEVTSALDPEVIGEVTNVIRKLVAEHNLTMLMVTHQMGFARDISDRVCFFYDGKIEEQGAPADLFGNPQKERTQQFLSAVKEAV, from the coding sequence ATGGAAGACATGTCCGCCTATCCGCAGGAACTTACCGGCACCGACGTGCCCATGGTCAGCTTCAGGAAGGTCAAGAAGGCCTACGGCGATCTGGTTGTGCTGGACAACCTCGACCTTGACGTTGCTGCGGGCGAGATGGTCACGGTCATCGGGCCATCCGGTTCGGGCAAGACAACCGTGCTCAGGATGCTGATGACGCTGGAACAGATCAACGGTGGCGTCATCTACGTTGACGGCAATCCGCTGACCCATATGCCCAAAGGCAGCACGCTGGTCGAGGCGAACCAACGCCATCTGCGCAAACGGCGCGTGGACATCGGAATGTGTTTCCAGCATTTCAACCTGTTTCCGCATATGACCGCGTTGCAGAATTGCATGGAAGGACCGGTGCAGGTGCTGGGCCTGTCCAAGGCCGAAGCGCGCGACCGCTCGGAAGAGTTGCTGGAACTGGTCGGGATGATCGACAAGAAGGACCAACACCCGTCGCGCCTGTCGGGTGGGCAGCAACAGCGCGTCGCCATCGCCCGCGCTTTGGCCATGCGCCCCAAAGTCATGCTGTTTGACGAAGTCACCTCGGCCCTCGACCCTGAGGTTATTGGCGAGGTTACCAACGTCATCCGTAAGCTGGTGGCCGAGCATAATCTGACCATGCTGATGGTCACCCACCAGATGGGTTTTGCGCGCGATATTTCGGACCGGGTGTGTTTCTTCTACGATGGCAAGATCGAAGAACAGGGCGCGCCCGCAGACCTCTTTGGCAACCCACAGAAAGAGCGCACACAACAATTCCTGAGCGCGGTCAAAGAGGCGGTTTAA
- a CDS encoding M24 family metallopeptidase has translation MTRLERLRGAMRAQDVDLVALGAGAHLAWLTGLRPHADERPLLMCVTQDYAGLLMPSLEAESARQHTDLPFHPWADDQGPDAAFAALLKEADAARAKSIVLDETMRADFAALVQDALPDAKRQFTASTIGALRMRKDTDEYDKLKRNALIADTAMKAAWAAMRVGMSESEVAEVVRETFKDQGAAPLFCIVGAGGNGAFPHHQTGETILKAGDAVVMDIGGGMQGYSSDITRMAVMGAAPDGYSEVHEIVERAVQAAMAAAKPGVRAHVVDDAARGVITDAGYGEYFMHRTGHGMGIEVHETPYITAASQTVLEEGMVFSIEPGIYLPGRFGIRLEDIVILRADGPEILSGLPRDLSTIHD, from the coding sequence ATGACCCGACTGGAGAGATTGCGAGGGGCGATGCGCGCCCAGGACGTGGATCTGGTGGCCCTTGGCGCTGGCGCGCATCTGGCGTGGCTGACCGGCTTGCGCCCGCATGCGGATGAACGCCCGTTGCTTATGTGTGTCACGCAAGACTACGCGGGCCTTTTGATGCCATCGCTAGAGGCGGAAAGTGCGCGTCAGCATACCGACCTGCCATTCCACCCATGGGCTGATGATCAGGGGCCGGACGCAGCCTTTGCAGCGCTCTTGAAGGAAGCGGATGCGGCGCGTGCCAAAAGCATCGTGCTGGATGAAACCATGCGCGCGGATTTTGCGGCCTTGGTGCAGGACGCTTTGCCGGATGCGAAACGCCAGTTCACCGCCAGCACGATCGGCGCGCTGCGGATGCGCAAGGACACGGATGAATATGACAAGCTCAAGCGCAATGCCCTGATCGCAGATACCGCCATGAAGGCGGCGTGGGCTGCGATGCGCGTTGGTATGAGCGAGAGTGAGGTCGCGGAAGTGGTGCGCGAAACGTTCAAAGATCAGGGTGCGGCACCCTTGTTCTGTATTGTCGGCGCCGGTGGCAACGGCGCGTTCCCGCACCATCAAACGGGCGAAACTATCCTGAAAGCAGGCGATGCCGTCGTGATGGATATCGGCGGCGGGATGCAGGGCTATTCCAGCGATATTACCCGCATGGCGGTGATGGGGGCTGCACCGGACGGCTACAGCGAGGTGCATGAGATTGTGGAGCGCGCCGTGCAGGCAGCGATGGCGGCGGCGAAACCGGGCGTGCGCGCGCATGTCGTCGACGACGCGGCGCGCGGCGTGATTACAGACGCGGGATATGGTGAATACTTCATGCACCGCACCGGTCATGGCATGGGCATCGAAGTGCATGAAACGCCCTATATCACAGCGGCTTCGCAGACGGTGTTGGAGGAAGGTATGGTGTTTTCAATCGAACCCGGCATCTACCTGCCGGGCCGCTTTGGTATCCGGCTGGAAGACATTGTGATCTTGCGCGCGGACGGCCCTGAAATCCTGTCCGGTCTTCCACGCGATCTTAGTACGATCCATGACTGA
- the ehuD gene encoding ectoine/hydroxyectoine ABC transporter permease subunit EhuD: protein MFDWLFAEKWFPKFDWRWDFTWEILPRLVEATLNTLIAAAAGYAIALVVGLVLALAQRSGNRLLTFVVREFVEFVRSTPLLLQIFFIFYVGPQFGITLSPWVSGMIAIGLHYSCYLSEVYRGGIESVPKGQWEAATALNMTTMQTYRRLIIPQAVPPAIPGMGNYLVGIFKDTPMLSVIGVAELIHTANAIGSETWRYLEAYTLVGIIFLALSLPAAGLIRAFEGFVRRKLGMN from the coding sequence ATGTTTGACTGGCTCTTCGCGGAAAAGTGGTTTCCGAAATTCGACTGGCGATGGGATTTTACCTGGGAAATCCTGCCCCGACTTGTCGAGGCGACGCTCAACACGCTGATCGCCGCTGCTGCGGGTTACGCAATTGCGCTGGTGGTGGGCCTGGTCCTGGCCCTTGCACAGCGCAGTGGCAATCGTTTGTTGACCTTCGTGGTGCGCGAGTTCGTGGAATTCGTGCGTTCGACTCCGCTTCTGTTGCAGATCTTCTTCATCTTCTATGTCGGCCCTCAATTCGGCATCACGCTTAGCCCCTGGGTGTCGGGCATGATCGCGATTGGGTTGCACTATTCCTGCTATCTTTCCGAAGTCTATCGTGGTGGCATCGAAAGTGTGCCCAAAGGACAATGGGAAGCGGCGACCGCACTGAACATGACAACGATGCAGACTTACCGGCGGCTGATCATCCCCCAGGCCGTTCCGCCCGCTATTCCGGGCATGGGCAACTATCTGGTGGGCATCTTCAAGGACACGCCGATGTTGTCCGTGATCGGCGTCGCCGAATTGATCCACACCGCCAACGCAATCGGATCGGAAACATGGCGGTATCTGGAAGCATATACACTGGTGGGCATCATCTTCCTGGCGCTGTCCCTGCCCGCCGCTGGTCTTATCCGCGCCTTCGAAGGTTTCGTCCGCCGCAAACTGGGAATGAATTGA
- a CDS encoding M24 family metallopeptidase — protein sequence MPDLERGFSNAEFEARTAKAQTLMAQGGLAGLLLMNEPDVRYFSGFHTLFWQSPTRPWFLFVPASGKPIAVIPEIGAELMRQTWLDDIRTWSAPAPQDDGISLLTDLLSPFAARGDTIGLMKGHESALRMPLGDWERLMTALPGLQIGDATGLVQGLRMVKSEAEIAKLSHICAIGSAAFARVPRIVTEGMALDEAFRQFRREALAQGADDAPYVVGGAAPGGYSDVISPPSGRKLVRGDVLMIDTGCTWDGYFCDFDRNWAIGAGDDLARRAYDVLWRATEAGIAAARPGNTCRDLFRAMSTVIAEMDDSGGDIGRLGHGLGMQLTEQPSHAAFDTTELKDNMVLTLEPSLSYGDGLMMVHEEDIVVTPQGGRLLTVRAAPELPII from the coding sequence ATGCCTGACTTGGAACGTGGATTTTCGAACGCCGAATTCGAAGCGCGCACAGCAAAGGCGCAAACCTTGATGGCGCAAGGCGGATTGGCCGGGCTGTTGCTGATGAACGAACCGGATGTGCGGTATTTCAGCGGGTTTCATACGCTTTTCTGGCAAAGCCCGACTCGGCCCTGGTTTCTGTTCGTCCCGGCCAGCGGCAAGCCCATCGCCGTGATCCCCGAAATCGGGGCCGAGCTGATGCGCCAGACATGGCTGGACGACATCCGCACCTGGAGCGCACCCGCCCCGCAGGACGATGGAATCAGCCTGTTGACCGATCTTCTGTCGCCCTTCGCCGCGCGGGGCGACACCATCGGTCTGATGAAAGGGCACGAAAGCGCCTTGCGCATGCCACTGGGCGATTGGGAGCGGTTGATGACGGCGCTGCCGGGATTGCAAATTGGCGATGCCACGGGGCTGGTTCAGGGCCTCCGGATGGTCAAATCCGAAGCCGAGATCGCAAAACTGTCCCATATCTGCGCCATCGGATCGGCGGCTTTTGCGCGGGTGCCCAGGATTGTCACCGAAGGCATGGCGCTGGACGAGGCATTCCGCCAGTTCCGCCGCGAGGCTTTGGCGCAAGGTGCTGACGATGCGCCCTATGTTGTGGGCGGGGCGGCGCCGGGCGGTTACTCTGATGTGATCTCTCCCCCCTCAGGTCGAAAGTTGGTCAGGGGCGACGTTCTGATGATCGACACCGGCTGCACATGGGATGGTTATTTCTGCGACTTCGACCGCAACTGGGCGATTGGCGCGGGCGACGATCTGGCGCGGCGGGCCTATGATGTGCTTTGGCGGGCGACCGAGGCGGGTATCGCCGCTGCACGCCCCGGCAATACCTGCCGCGATCTGTTCCGCGCCATGTCCACCGTTATCGCCGAAATGGACGACAGCGGCGGCGATATCGGGCGCTTGGGTCACGGGCTGGGCATGCAACTGACCGAGCAGCCGTCCCATGCTGCTTTCGATACGACCGAGTTGAAGGACAATATGGTCCTGACGCTTGAGCCTTCGTTATCTTACGGCGACGGGCTGATGATGGTGCACGAGGAAGACATCGTCGTAACACCCCAGGGCGGTCGCCTGCTGACCGTGCGCGCCGCGCCCGAACTACCGATTATCTGA
- a CDS encoding UTRA domain-containing protein produces the protein MEEPRKLSLTKSSTPRFRQIVDALRQDIVGGSLPQHAPLPSERVVAEQHDVSRMTARRALETLELEGLAYNEQRRGRFVSPPRLTYDISRMVSFAADAQSSGVDLEIEVIASGTCQATERLAQLLGIPEGEELFEYTRLFRTGGHAILIETEYVIASRCPDLLQHDLRQSTTKLLEQHYQTRARDGDITIRMRGMNAAEAERLGLPQNHAGIELEQVVRDVNGDPFCVGRQMWRGELAEFSARAIVNAMP, from the coding sequence ATCGAAGAGCCGCGAAAATTGTCCCTGACGAAATCCAGCACGCCCCGTTTCAGGCAGATCGTCGACGCATTGCGTCAGGACATCGTCGGCGGCAGCTTGCCGCAGCACGCGCCGCTGCCTTCGGAACGGGTTGTTGCCGAACAGCACGACGTCAGCCGGATGACGGCTCGGCGGGCGCTGGAAACCCTGGAACTTGAAGGGCTTGCCTATAACGAGCAGCGTCGCGGGCGGTTCGTTTCGCCGCCACGCCTGACCTATGACATCAGCCGCATGGTCAGCTTTGCCGCCGATGCCCAATCATCCGGGGTGGACCTAGAGATCGAGGTGATCGCCTCAGGCACCTGCCAGGCGACCGAACGGCTGGCGCAATTGCTCGGCATCCCCGAGGGCGAAGAGCTCTTTGAATACACGCGGCTGTTCCGAACCGGCGGGCATGCGATCCTCATCGAAACCGAATATGTGATCGCCAGCCGCTGCCCCGATCTGTTGCAGCACGATCTGCGGCAGTCGACAACGAAGCTGTTAGAGCAGCACTATCAAACCCGTGCCCGCGACGGTGACATCACGATCCGTATGCGCGGCATGAATGCGGCAGAGGCGGAAAGACTTGGCCTGCCGCAGAACCACGCGGGCATCGAGCTTGAGCAGGTGGTCCGCGATGTGAACGGCGATCCGTTCTGCGTCGGCCGCCAGATGTGGCGTGGCGAGTTGGCCGAATTTTCCGCACGCGCAATCGTCAACGCGATGCCCTGA
- the ehuC gene encoding ectoine/hydroxyectoine ABC transporter permease subunit EhuC, with product MSFLEFIDVYWPRLLSGTGITVAQFFLSAIFAVIFALAFGLMKMSPNRLVKGVAVTYIEIFRGTSLLVQLYWIFFVLPLFGVTLEKFTAGYVAIALNTGAYGAELVRGGILAVPKGQWEAATAINMSPAKRMWRIILPQALVNMLPPWGNLMIEVLKGTALVSLISVTDLMFEAKQINASTYLSAQIFGTALLIYYILARFLLTPFMRWLEAFMARKLGRA from the coding sequence ATGAGCTTTCTTGAATTCATTGACGTCTACTGGCCTCGGCTGTTGTCGGGCACCGGCATCACGGTAGCTCAGTTCTTCCTCTCTGCGATCTTCGCCGTCATTTTTGCGTTGGCCTTCGGGTTGATGAAAATGTCACCCAACCGATTGGTGAAAGGCGTCGCCGTCACCTATATCGAGATTTTTCGCGGCACGTCGTTGCTTGTCCAGCTCTACTGGATTTTCTTCGTACTGCCACTGTTCGGCGTTACGCTGGAAAAATTCACCGCAGGCTATGTGGCCATTGCTTTGAACACGGGCGCATATGGCGCTGAACTGGTTCGGGGCGGCATTCTGGCGGTGCCCAAAGGCCAATGGGAAGCGGCGACCGCCATCAACATGAGCCCGGCAAAACGCATGTGGCGGATTATCCTGCCGCAAGCGCTGGTCAATATGCTGCCACCCTGGGGCAATCTGATGATCGAGGTTCTGAAGGGGACTGCGCTGGTATCGCTTATCTCGGTCACGGACCTGATGTTCGAGGCCAAGCAAATCAACGCCAGCACCTATCTTTCGGCCCAGATATTCGGCACCGCACTGCTTATCTATTACATCCTCGCCCGCTTCCTGCTGACACCGTTCATGCGCTGGCTTGAAGCCTTCATGGCGCGCAAACTGGGGAGGGCCTGA
- a CDS encoding DUF861 domain-containing protein, whose product MHKYQPGDDVGKLEFWPFDNPASDYRVTRGAPKTYGRIDQGGPGHTTRFGIWRCTEGAVDCTEQGDELMTVLSGRCRIIRHDDGAIRDLGPGDTLFVQDGSRVTWDVSEDVTKVFFGHKADGY is encoded by the coding sequence ATGCACAAGTACCAACCCGGAGACGACGTCGGCAAGTTAGAGTTCTGGCCATTCGACAACCCCGCCAGCGACTATCGTGTGACGCGGGGCGCGCCCAAGACCTATGGCCGGATTGATCAGGGCGGGCCGGGGCACACCACCCGCTTTGGCATCTGGCGCTGCACCGAAGGCGCGGTTGACTGCACCGAACAGGGCGACGAATTGATGACTGTCCTTTCCGGGCGCTGCCGTATCATCCGCCACGATGACGGCGCGATCCGCGATCTTGGCCCGGGCGACACGCTATTCGTGCAGGACGGCAGCCGGGTCACCTGGGACGTATCCGAGGATGTGACCAAAGTCTTCTTCGGCCACAAGGCAGACGGGTATTAA
- a CDS encoding sulfotransferase family protein, with product MALKVIGTGFGRTGTESMRNALNILGVGPTHHMFELGEDSPLRPLWLDLAKGGKPDWEKLFEGYSACVDWPSAFYWRTLINVYPEAKVILTMRSAESWWKSFEATLLKYLQSGDDPQGLSHLLVAQQVFDGRYADREHAIEVYNKNVADVIATVSPERLLVHNLGDGWGPLCDWLGLPLPDVDYPSGNTTSDMRARFVVQGIDLA from the coding sequence ATGGCATTGAAAGTTATTGGAACCGGGTTTGGAAGAACTGGCACAGAATCAATGCGCAATGCTCTGAATATTTTGGGTGTTGGGCCAACGCACCACATGTTCGAACTTGGCGAAGACTCCCCGCTGCGCCCTCTTTGGCTCGATCTGGCAAAAGGTGGTAAGCCCGATTGGGAAAAACTGTTCGAAGGTTACAGCGCATGTGTTGATTGGCCCTCCGCGTTCTATTGGCGCACATTGATCAATGTTTATCCCGAGGCAAAGGTCATCCTGACCATGCGCTCAGCGGAGAGTTGGTGGAAGAGTTTTGAAGCAACCCTTTTGAAGTATCTTCAAAGTGGCGACGACCCGCAGGGCCTGTCCCACTTGCTCGTAGCTCAGCAAGTCTTTGATGGGCGGTACGCAGATCGCGAGCATGCGATTGAGGTTTATAATAAAAACGTCGCTGATGTGATTGCGACCGTCTCGCCTGAACGGCTTTTGGTGCATAATCTTGGCGATGGCTGGGGTCCATTGTGTGATTGGTTGGGTTTGCCCTTGCCGGATGTCGATTACCCAAGTGGTAATACTACGTCAGATATGCGTGCACGCTTCGTGGTTCAGGGAATCGATCTGGCGTAA
- a CDS encoding phytanoyl-CoA dioxygenase family protein has translation MAQLTKDQNDQFWRDGVLVVEDAVTADQLGALRQVFASWVEESRAHAADYGETLDGRPRFDLQPGHSAEVPGLRRVQSPEEVSEVYADAMRNARTVDLCAELIGPGLRFHHGKVNSKLPGTATKVKWHQDFPFEPMTNDDMITCLLFIDDVTLENGPLEVIPGSHKGPIHSHWHGGVFTGAVADEVMEGREDEVVKCTGKAGSVCLMHANLLHGSAPNLSESPRTLYITTYYAEDAIELSPNHLPSRFTHELVRGQASGRVRCSTYQMQLPEVPKGTSFFAQQEAG, from the coding sequence ATGGCGCAACTGACAAAAGATCAGAACGATCAGTTCTGGCGCGATGGTGTTCTTGTGGTTGAAGACGCGGTAACAGCCGATCAGCTTGGCGCGCTGCGTCAGGTGTTCGCCAGTTGGGTCGAAGAAAGCCGCGCCCATGCTGCCGATTATGGCGAAACCCTCGACGGTCGCCCCCGGTTCGACCTGCAACCGGGCCACAGTGCCGAGGTTCCGGGCCTCCGCCGTGTGCAGTCACCCGAAGAAGTGTCCGAGGTCTATGCCGATGCGATGCGCAACGCCCGCACCGTCGATCTGTGTGCCGAGCTGATCGGGCCGGGGCTTCGGTTTCATCACGGCAAGGTCAACTCCAAACTTCCCGGCACCGCGACCAAGGTCAAATGGCATCAGGACTTCCCGTTTGAGCCGATGACAAACGACGACATGATCACCTGCCTTTTGTTCATCGATGACGTCACGCTTGAAAACGGCCCGTTAGAGGTCATCCCCGGTTCTCATAAAGGCCCAATCCATTCCCACTGGCATGGCGGCGTCTTCACCGGTGCGGTGGCCGACGAGGTGATGGAAGGGCGCGAAGATGAGGTCGTCAAATGCACCGGCAAGGCCGGATCGGTCTGCCTGATGCATGCGAACCTGCTGCACGGATCTGCCCCCAACCTTTCGGAGAGCCCGCGCACATTGTACATCACGACCTATTACGCAGAAGATGCGATTGAGCTTAGCCCGAACCATCTGCCCAGCCGCTTCACCCACGAACTGGTGCGCGGCCAAGCGTCGGGGCGGGTGCGGTGTTCGACGTACCAGATGCAATTGCCCGAAGTGCCCAAGGGCACATCGTTTTTTGCACAACAAGAGGCTGGCTGA
- a CDS encoding transporter substrate-binding domain-containing protein yields the protein MPTKFTKTLIAAGFALATTAVSATAGPLQDRIDAGETIRIGFANIPLWGYPDEDGNADGFTNDIAIETLAKMGLTNIEPVVTDWGGLIPGLKAERFDLITGGMYVLGSRCENVSFSEPVARSGDGILVATGNPKGINSYTDVLDGGHTMVTGAGYNTVEAAKKLGIADDNIMQVPGPTEMVAAMKAGRADAAILTDFEAQHLAADHEEIELGDASQMEEWSKNFAAIGFRHEDKDFLVAFNAALKDYVGSEEMMAKVEDHEYSSVHLPGDVTTEWACANR from the coding sequence ATGCCAACAAAATTCACTAAGACGCTGATTGCTGCGGGTTTCGCACTGGCGACAACGGCAGTATCGGCCACTGCCGGCCCGCTACAGGATCGCATCGACGCGGGAGAGACGATCCGCATCGGATTTGCGAACATTCCGCTTTGGGGTTACCCGGATGAAGACGGCAACGCAGATGGGTTTACCAACGACATTGCCATCGAAACTCTGGCCAAAATGGGTCTGACGAACATTGAACCGGTCGTCACCGACTGGGGCGGGTTGATCCCGGGATTGAAAGCAGAGCGTTTCGACCTGATCACCGGCGGCATGTATGTTCTTGGCTCGCGCTGCGAGAATGTATCCTTCTCGGAACCTGTTGCCAGATCCGGCGATGGCATTCTGGTTGCAACGGGCAACCCGAAGGGCATCAACAGCTACACCGACGTGCTGGACGGTGGCCATACCATGGTGACCGGCGCTGGTTACAACACTGTTGAGGCGGCAAAGAAACTGGGAATTGCAGACGATAACATCATGCAGGTGCCTGGTCCGACCGAAATGGTTGCGGCAATGAAGGCCGGCCGTGCAGATGCAGCAATCCTGACTGATTTCGAAGCCCAGCATCTTGCGGCGGACCATGAAGAAATCGAACTTGGCGATGCGTCGCAGATGGAAGAGTGGAGCAAGAACTTTGCGGCCATCGGCTTCCGTCATGAAGACAAGGACTTCCTTGTGGCCTTCAACGCAGCGCTCAAGGACTACGTCGGCTCGGAAGAGATGATGGCCAAGGTTGAGGATCACGAATACTCAAGCGTTCACCTCCCCGGTGATGTCACAACCGAATGGGCCTGCGCCAACCGCTAG
- a CDS encoding winged helix-turn-helix transcriptional regulator, which translates to MDDKDQEILRLVQSNSRLTADAIGHEIGLSPPAVQKRLKRLRETGVIESEIAVLCPAKVGREMTVIVQVMLERESRLHLDSFKRRMKIAPGVQQCYYTTGEADFILVVIVENIKAYEAFTQEYFFDESNVSKFTSSIVMDRVKVSLDIL; encoded by the coding sequence ATGGATGACAAAGATCAAGAAATACTTCGCCTTGTGCAGTCAAACTCTCGATTGACCGCAGATGCCATCGGACACGAGATTGGCCTGTCGCCGCCTGCTGTTCAAAAACGCCTGAAAAGACTGCGCGAAACCGGTGTGATCGAAAGCGAAATTGCGGTGCTTTGCCCGGCCAAGGTGGGCCGCGAAATGACTGTGATCGTGCAAGTCATGCTGGAACGGGAAAGCCGCCTGCATCTGGACAGTTTCAAACGCCGCATGAAGATCGCGCCCGGTGTACAGCAATGCTATTACACGACTGGCGAGGCGGATTTCATATTGGTTGTGATTGTAGAGAACATCAAAGCCTATGAGGCCTTCACCCAGGAATATTTCTTCGACGAATCCAACGTAAGCAAGTTCACCTCTTCAATCGTGATGGACCGCGTCAAGGTTTCCCTTGATATCCTCTGA